In Bradyrhizobium manausense, the sequence CGATGAGGTCCTGCTGCGCGCGGTCGTAACAGACGCGCTGGAGCACGGTGCTGCGGGTGATGTCGCGGCACTCGAACGTCTTGAGATCGACAAGGCGGTGTTCGCCGGTCTCGATCGTCTCGGATATGATCGGCGCGGTCGCCAGCTGCGCCAGCAAGATTGCAACGGCCCTGACCACGATAACTTCAAGCTCCACATGAACGCGTTGACGGATAAGATTGCCGGCTCATCCGGCAGCTGAAACAGGCGGATATGATACGTCACTGGACAGATCGGGCATAGTCGCGCTAACCAGCGGAAAACCGAGCGACTTCAACACCTAATCAGACCTTCTTGATGAGTCAGATTGCTTGATGAGTAAGATTGATCCTACCGCACGGGTCGAGGACGGCGCCGTGATCGGCGAGGGGACCGAGATCGGGCCCTACTGCATGATCGGCCCCAATGTCGTGATCGGCGCGAACTGCAAGCTGATCGGGCATGTGCACATCACGGCGCAGACGTCCATCGGCGACAATTGCACCATCTATCCCTTCGTCTCGTTGGGGACACCGCCGCAGTCGCTGAGCTATCGCGGCGAGCTGACGAAGCTCGCGATCGGTTCGGGCTGCACGCTTCGCGAATCCGTGACCATGAATGCCGGCACCGTCGCCGGCGGCGGCATCACCACGGTCGGCGACCGCGGCTATTTCATGAATTGCAGCCACGTCGGGCACGACTGCCATGTCGGCAACGATGTGATCTTCGCGACCTCGGCGACGCTCGGCGGTCACGCCGAGATCGGCGACTTCGTCTTCATCGGCGGCCTGTCTGCGGTGCATCAGTTTACCCGCATCGGGCCGCAGGTCATGGTCGGCGGCGTCTGCGGCGTGCGCGACGACATCATTCCGTTCGGCCTCGTCAACGGCCAGTACGCCGCGCTCGAGGGCCTCAACATCATCGGCATGAAGCGCCGCAAGTTTACCAAGCAGCGGCTGGCGATTGTGCGTGGGTTCTACCAGAAGCTCTTCCACGGCTCCGGCATGTTCGCGGAACGCCTCGCGGCTGTGCAGCCGTTGGCGGGCGAAGATCCCGCGATCGCCGAAATCCTCGACTTCATCGGCAAGGGCAAGCATCGCCCGCTCTGTCTTCCCGCCATTGCGAAGTGATCCTGGGATGGCCGCGGTCATGACATCGGCGGCTTCGGAGATTTCATCACCGGTCGGCGTCGTCGCCGGCGGCGGCGCGATGCCGTTCGCTGTCGCCGAGTCGCTCGCCGCGCGCGGCATCACGCCGGTGCTGTTTCCGTTACGGGGTGCCTGCGATCCGGCGCTGGTCGAGAAATTCCGCCATCGCTGGATCTCGGTTGGCCAGCTTGGCCGCGCCATGCGGCTGTTTCGTGAGGAGGGCTGCCGCGACCTGATCTTCATCGGCACGCTGGTGCGGCCGTCGCTCACCGAGATCCGCTTCGACATCAAGACGCTGCGATTGATCGGCAACGTCATCCGTGCTTTCCGCGGCGGCGACGATCATCTGTTGTCCGGCGTCGGGCGGATCCTCGAGCAGGACGGCTTTCGCATGGTCGGCATCAAGGACGTTGCTCCCGACCTGTTGATGCCCGAAGGCTGCATCACTCGGGCCTGGCCGGCCGACAACGCCAAGGGCGACATCGAGCGCGGGCGCGCGGTGCTCTCCGCGCTTGGACCGTTCGACATCGGCCAGGCCGCGGTGGTGATCGACGGTCATGTGGTAGCGGTCGAGGACATCGAGGGCACCGATGCGCTGCTGGCGCGCGTGGCGCGGCTGCGCGAGGAGGGCCGGATCCGCGCTGCCACGGGGCGCGGCGTGCTGGTGAAGGCGCCGAAGAGCGGCCAGGATCTGCGCTTCGACCTGCCGACGATCGGCCCGCGCACAATCGAGGGCGTCGCCAAGGCCGGGCTTGCCGGCGTCGCCGTCATCGCCGGCAACACCATTGCCGCCGAACCGCAGGCGATGATCGGGTTTGCGGACGCCAAATATCTCTTCGTCGTCGGACTGCCCGCGTGATGCAGACCCGCGATCCGAAGCGGAAGATCTTTTTGATCGCGACGGAGGAATCCGGCGACAGGCTGGGCTCGGCGCTGATGAAGGTGCTGCGTCAGCGCCTCGGCGATGGCGTCGCATTCGAGGGCGTCGGCGGCCGCACCATGGCGCGCGAGGGGCTGGAGACGCTGTTTCCGATCGAGGAGCTTTCGATCGTCGGTCTTGCCGCGGTGGTGCAGCAGCTGCCGAAGATCTTGCGGCTGATCCGCGAGACCGCGGATGCCGTGAACGAGGCTGCGCCCGATGCGCTCGTCATCATCGACAGTCCGGATTTCACGCACCGCGTGGCCCGCCGCGTGCGTGCGAAGAATCCGGCCATCCCTGTGATCGACTATGTCTCGCCCTCGGTCTGGGCGTGGCG encodes:
- the lpxA gene encoding acyl-ACP--UDP-N-acetylglucosamine O-acyltransferase translates to MSKIDPTARVEDGAVIGEGTEIGPYCMIGPNVVIGANCKLIGHVHITAQTSIGDNCTIYPFVSLGTPPQSLSYRGELTKLAIGSGCTLRESVTMNAGTVAGGGITTVGDRGYFMNCSHVGHDCHVGNDVIFATSATLGGHAEIGDFVFIGGLSAVHQFTRIGPQVMVGGVCGVRDDIIPFGLVNGQYAALEGLNIIGMKRRKFTKQRLAIVRGFYQKLFHGSGMFAERLAAVQPLAGEDPAIAEILDFIGKGKHRPLCLPAIAK
- a CDS encoding KTSC domain-containing protein — translated: MVRAVAILLAQLATAPIISETIETGEHRLVDLKTFECRDITRSTVLQRVCYDRAQQDLIVAVKGAYDRYCGVTAGTVERLLGAPSMGQFFNQNIKRDVTAARYACVPRERTRGS
- a CDS encoding LpxI family protein, with translation MTSAASEISSPVGVVAGGGAMPFAVAESLAARGITPVLFPLRGACDPALVEKFRHRWISVGQLGRAMRLFREEGCRDLIFIGTLVRPSLTEIRFDIKTLRLIGNVIRAFRGGDDHLLSGVGRILEQDGFRMVGIKDVAPDLLMPEGCITRAWPADNAKGDIERGRAVLSALGPFDIGQAAVVIDGHVVAVEDIEGTDALLARVARLREEGRIRAATGRGVLVKAPKSGQDLRFDLPTIGPRTIEGVAKAGLAGVAVIAGNTIAAEPQAMIGFADAKYLFVVGLPA